Proteins encoded in a region of the Ancylobacter sp. SL191 genome:
- a CDS encoding MOSC domain-containing protein, with protein MARRSAPVTAEGPMPDLFGAPEVPASLPGRRLKARLARALLADGRGFLTRDVAALDLTLDGITGDRHAGPARKADARVPWYPRGTPIRNTRQVSLVAMDELAVLAARLGVAQIRPEWLGANLVVEGVARLTGLPVGTRLHFPGGAALVVEGENAPCRHAGQAVAEGIAELGLSAMPAADLALAFVTAAKGLRGLVAWVERAGSLQAGAEISVRVPAQQLWVP; from the coding sequence ATGGCCCGGCGATCCGCCCCCGTGACGGCCGAGGGGCCGATGCCCGACCTGTTCGGCGCCCCCGAGGTGCCCGCCTCGCTGCCGGGCCGGCGGCTCAAGGCGCGGCTCGCCCGCGCCCTGCTGGCGGATGGGCGGGGCTTCCTCACCCGCGACGTGGCCGCGCTCGACCTCACCCTCGACGGCATTACCGGCGACCGCCATGCCGGCCCCGCCCGCAAGGCCGATGCCCGCGTGCCGTGGTATCCGCGCGGCACGCCGATCCGCAACACCCGGCAGGTCTCGCTGGTGGCGATGGACGAGCTTGCCGTTCTCGCCGCCAGGCTTGGCGTGGCGCAAATCCGGCCGGAATGGCTCGGCGCCAATCTGGTGGTGGAGGGCGTTGCCCGGCTCACCGGGCTTCCCGTCGGCACGCGGCTGCATTTCCCCGGCGGGGCGGCGCTGGTGGTGGAGGGCGAGAACGCCCCCTGCCGCCATGCCGGGCAGGCGGTGGCTGAGGGGATCGCGGAATTGGGACTGTCGGCCATGCCCGCGGCCGATCTGGCGCTCGCTTTCGTCACGGCGGCAAAGGGCCTGCGCGGTCTCGTCGCCTGGGTCGAGCGGGCAGGATCGCTGCAGGCGGGTGCGGAGATCAGCGTGCGCGTGCCGGCGCAGCAGCTTTGGGTGCCCTGA
- a CDS encoding SGNH/GDSL hydrolase family protein, with protein MKRRILGFALLSALTLTGAISAHAGTEPVCAAPSELTRAGFSLPRLARSLAQKTPTTILVLNSSTAKKPVSTAAEKDAMPRGFPGTIEELMRARYPEGGVVVTTRNQPRATAETILATLPEVLAETRPALMIWQSGTYDAILAADTSSFSDAVLQGIETAHEAGTDVIVVSPQYSPRTAFAFDVAPYTSALRWTTRAGRVPLFDRYDVMRFWDTEGIFDFDSARPSPSLFEDVHRCIGRLLVGMIVDGVDSRTLGSR; from the coding sequence GTGAAACGCCGGATCCTTGGGTTCGCCCTTCTCTCAGCCCTGACCCTCACGGGTGCGATCAGCGCCCATGCGGGGACCGAACCCGTCTGCGCCGCGCCGTCCGAACTTACCCGCGCCGGCTTCTCGCTGCCGCGCCTCGCCCGCTCGCTGGCGCAGAAGACGCCGACCACCATCCTCGTGCTCAACTCCTCCACGGCGAAGAAGCCGGTGAGCACCGCCGCCGAGAAGGACGCCATGCCGCGCGGCTTTCCGGGCACGATCGAGGAATTGATGCGGGCGCGCTATCCCGAGGGCGGCGTGGTCGTCACCACCCGCAACCAGCCGCGTGCCACCGCCGAGACCATCCTCGCCACGCTGCCGGAGGTGCTGGCGGAGACCAGGCCGGCGCTGATGATCTGGCAGAGCGGCACCTATGACGCCATCCTCGCCGCCGACACCTCGTCCTTCTCCGATGCGGTGTTGCAGGGCATCGAGACGGCGCATGAGGCGGGCACCGACGTGATCGTCGTCTCCCCGCAATACAGCCCGCGCACCGCCTTCGCCTTTGACGTCGCGCCCTATACCAGCGCCCTGCGCTGGACCACCCGTGCCGGCCGCGTGCCGCTCTTCGACCGCTATGACGTGATGCGCTTCTGGGATACCGAGGGCATCTTCGACTTCGACAGCGCCCGCCCCTCCCCGTCCCTGTTCGAGGATGTCCACCGCTGCATCGGCCGGCTGCTTGTCGGCATGATCGTCGATGGCGTCGACAGCCGCACCTTGGGTTCACGCTAG
- a CDS encoding L,D-transpeptidase, which produces MMVVRLGFVPAVALAVLASAGTAGAQSYPAAQQPASPYEAATSPTEAEIPAAYDPYGTATPAAPQAAGAPQALGTPPGVRDPYAQPTGQAPVAAAPGNVPPGVAPIANAPYTDPSRQPAGYPAGAYSGQQPAGYGQAPATNNYGQPPAYGSAGAPAGVYAPPAAVGSAARPDLNNNYGANGSSVAMLPPEDQPEDGPAKPLPDNLRRQVVDYVTKEAPGTIVIDTPNTYLYYILPGGKAERYGIGVGREGFTWAGTEKISRKAEWADWRPPAEMIERQPYLPRFMAGGPGNPLGARTMYLGGTIYRIHGTNQPSTIGQFMSSGCIRMLNEDVENLYDRVKVGTKVVVLPGNASPRTASAPDSQPIPVSTAASAQPGVAVR; this is translated from the coding sequence ATGATGGTCGTTCGCCTTGGTTTCGTTCCCGCTGTCGCGCTCGCCGTGCTGGCGTCGGCCGGCACCGCCGGCGCGCAGTCCTATCCCGCCGCGCAGCAGCCCGCCTCTCCCTATGAGGCGGCCACCTCGCCGACCGAGGCCGAAATTCCGGCCGCCTATGATCCCTATGGCACCGCGACCCCGGCTGCGCCGCAGGCCGCTGGTGCGCCACAGGCTCTCGGCACCCCTCCCGGCGTGCGTGATCCCTATGCGCAGCCCACCGGCCAGGCGCCGGTCGCCGCCGCGCCGGGCAATGTGCCTCCGGGCGTCGCCCCCATCGCCAACGCGCCCTATACCGATCCCTCGCGCCAGCCGGCCGGCTACCCGGCGGGTGCCTATTCCGGCCAGCAGCCGGCGGGCTATGGGCAGGCGCCGGCGACCAATAATTACGGCCAGCCCCCGGCCTATGGCAGCGCGGGCGCCCCGGCGGGCGTCTATGCGCCGCCGGCCGCCGTCGGCAGCGCGGCCCGCCCGGATCTGAACAATAATTACGGTGCCAACGGCTCCAGCGTCGCCATGCTGCCGCCGGAAGACCAGCCCGAGGACGGCCCGGCCAAGCCGCTGCCGGACAATCTGCGCCGCCAGGTGGTGGACTACGTCACCAAGGAAGCGCCCGGCACCATCGTCATCGATACGCCGAACACCTACCTCTATTACATCCTTCCGGGCGGCAAGGCCGAGCGCTATGGCATCGGCGTCGGCCGCGAGGGCTTCACCTGGGCCGGCACCGAGAAGATCTCCCGCAAGGCGGAATGGGCCGACTGGCGCCCGCCGGCGGAAATGATCGAGCGCCAGCCCTATCTGCCGCGCTTCATGGCCGGTGGGCCGGGCAACCCGCTCGGCGCCCGCACCATGTATCTGGGCGGCACGATCTACCGCATTCACGGCACGAACCAGCCCTCCACCATCGGCCAGTTCATGTCCTCGGGCTGCATTCGCATGCTGAACGAGGATGTCGAGAACCTTTATGACCGGGTGAAGGTCGGCACCAAGGTCGTGGTGCTGCCGGGCAATGCCTCCCCGCGCACCGCGTCGGCGCCGGACTCCCAGCCGATCCCGGTCAGCACGGCGGCCAGCGCCCAGCCGGGTGTCGCGGTGCGCTGA
- a CDS encoding OpgC family protein, which yields MDAKGAPAERPAAPSGRDLRLDLFRGLALWFIFLNHIPNNVANWITNRNFGFSDATEIFVFISGYTAAMVYGRQIDTAGVMVTSARILRRAWQLYVAFIFLFVIYLAEISYVVGSFSNPLYAEEMGALQFLAEPDVALIQAMLLKFRPVNMDVLPLYIVLLATFPPILWALKKKPDLTLAASILLWGVAGSTGFNLPAYPDDRMWFFNPFAWQLMFVFGGWCGLGGSDRLGFLVHSRLVLGLSAAYLLVSLLVVISWWWPPLDGIVPEAVGAIIYPISKTDLSPLRVLHFLALAVVIVRLIPVDLPALRSQILKPMILCGQNSLEVFCFGVFLSFAAHFVLNEITGVLWMQLLLSVSGIALMVALSFLLSWYGRVEREIAARKLAGRRGSS from the coding sequence GTGGACGCCAAGGGAGCGCCGGCCGAGCGGCCGGCGGCTCCCAGCGGGCGTGATCTGCGCCTCGACCTGTTTCGTGGGCTGGCGCTGTGGTTCATCTTCCTGAACCACATCCCGAACAATGTCGCGAACTGGATCACCAACCGGAATTTCGGTTTTTCCGACGCCACCGAGATCTTCGTCTTCATCTCCGGTTACACCGCCGCCATGGTTTATGGCCGGCAGATCGACACCGCCGGGGTGATGGTGACCTCCGCGCGCATCTTGCGCCGGGCGTGGCAGCTCTATGTCGCCTTCATCTTCCTGTTCGTCATCTATCTCGCGGAAATCTCCTACGTCGTCGGCTCCTTCTCCAACCCGCTCTATGCGGAGGAGATGGGCGCGCTGCAGTTCCTCGCCGAGCCCGACGTCGCGCTGATCCAGGCGATGCTGCTGAAGTTCCGCCCAGTGAACATGGACGTGCTGCCGCTCTATATCGTGCTGCTCGCCACCTTCCCGCCCATCCTCTGGGCGCTGAAGAAGAAGCCGGACCTGACGCTCGCCGCCTCCATCCTGCTCTGGGGCGTCGCCGGCTCTACCGGCTTCAATCTGCCGGCCTATCCCGACGACCGGATGTGGTTCTTCAACCCCTTCGCCTGGCAGCTGATGTTCGTGTTCGGCGGCTGGTGCGGGCTCGGCGGCAGCGACCGGCTGGGTTTCCTCGTCCATTCGCGCCTCGTGCTGGGGCTCTCGGCCGCCTATCTCCTCGTCTCGCTGCTGGTGGTGATCTCCTGGTGGTGGCCGCCGCTCGACGGCATCGTGCCGGAAGCGGTCGGCGCGATCATCTACCCGATCAGCAAAACCGACCTGTCACCGCTGCGCGTTTTGCATTTCCTCGCGCTCGCCGTGGTCATCGTCCGCCTGATACCAGTGGACCTACCGGCACTACGTAGCCAGATACTGAAACCGATGATCCTGTGCGGGCAGAATTCGCTGGAAGTCTTCTGTTTCGGCGTCTTCCTTTCTTTTGCCGCACATTTCGTGCTTAACGAAATCACTGGCGTGCTCTGGATGCAACTGCTGCTCAGCGTTTCCGGCATCGCCTTAATGGTAGCTCTCTCGTTTCTTCTGTCGTGGTATGGTCGCGTCGAGCGCGAAATTGCCGCGCGTAAATTGGCTGGTCGACGCGGTTCATCGTGA
- a CDS encoding O-methyltransferase → MADASDPALWQAVDDYIVDHLLPADPVLDGALAASEAAGLPAINVAPTQGKLLHLLARMAGARRILEIGTLGGYSTIWLARALPEGGRLVTLEYAEAHARVARANIAAAGLTETVELRVGAAVDSLAALEAEGAGPFDLIFIDADKPSNPLYLAAALRLSRPGTVIVCDNVVRRGQVIDPASADPRVAGMRETFAMLAREPRLDATALQTVGSKGYDGFAIALVKG, encoded by the coding sequence ATGGCCGATGCTTCCGATCCCGCGCTGTGGCAGGCGGTGGACGACTACATCGTCGATCACCTGCTTCCCGCCGATCCGGTTCTCGACGGCGCGCTGGCGGCGAGCGAGGCGGCGGGTCTGCCGGCGATCAATGTCGCGCCGACGCAAGGCAAGCTGCTTCACCTGCTCGCCCGCATGGCTGGCGCGCGCCGCATCCTCGAGATCGGCACGCTGGGCGGCTATTCGACGATCTGGCTTGCCCGCGCCCTGCCGGAGGGCGGGCGGCTGGTGACGCTGGAATATGCCGAGGCCCATGCCCGCGTCGCCCGCGCTAATATCGCGGCGGCGGGGCTGACCGAGACGGTCGAGCTGCGGGTCGGGGCGGCGGTGGACAGCCTCGCGGCGCTGGAGGCGGAAGGCGCCGGGCCGTTCGACCTCATCTTCATCGACGCGGACAAGCCGAGCAACCCGCTCTATCTCGCCGCCGCCCTGCGGCTCTCGCGGCCGGGCACGGTGATCGTCTGCGACAATGTGGTGCGGCGCGGGCAGGTGATCGACCCGGCGAGCGCGGATCCGCGCGTCGCCGGCATGCGTGAGACCTTCGCCATGCTGGCCCGCGAGCCGAGGCTCGATGCCACCGCGCTGCAGACGGTGGGCAGCAAGGGCTATGACGGCTTCGCCATCGCGCTGGTGAAGGGCTAG
- a CDS encoding SGNH/GDSL hydrolase family protein: protein MRRTALATSFALAAFLPLLALPTGAQPLTTQPLSGKPLSSPPLLAAPTCPAPKVASKLTQPLSRTAAKLRAGEKVVIVAIGSSSTAGAGASTPDLSYPAQLQARLRERFPGADITVLNRGVNGQDAPEMLARFDTDVAAAQPTLVIWQSGVNALFRDNGLSTAEGQLREAIARVRAIHADLLLVDPQYSPRVVADADTAPMIRLIDRVAAEEGVGVYHRFALMREWHETAGMPFESFLWKDGFHMNDWSYNCLARDLGRAMIANIDSQQRSADITPAPKAGAAAIPAAVTAPRATLEP, encoded by the coding sequence ATGCGCCGCACCGCTCTCGCCACCAGCTTTGCCCTCGCCGCGTTTCTCCCCCTGCTGGCGCTGCCCACCGGCGCGCAGCCGCTCACCACCCAGCCGCTGAGCGGCAAACCTCTGAGCAGTCCGCCGCTGCTCGCCGCGCCGACCTGCCCGGCGCCCAAGGTCGCCAGCAAGCTGACCCAGCCGCTGTCGCGCACCGCGGCCAAGCTGCGCGCCGGCGAAAAGGTGGTGATCGTCGCCATCGGCTCCTCCTCGACCGCCGGGGCCGGCGCCTCGACGCCGGACCTGTCCTATCCCGCCCAGTTGCAGGCGCGGCTGCGCGAGCGCTTTCCGGGGGCCGACATCACCGTGCTCAATCGCGGCGTGAACGGGCAGGACGCGCCGGAAATGCTCGCCCGCTTCGACACCGACGTCGCCGCCGCCCAGCCGACGCTGGTGATCTGGCAGTCCGGCGTCAACGCGCTGTTCCGCGACAATGGCCTCAGCACCGCCGAGGGACAGCTGCGCGAGGCCATCGCCCGCGTGCGCGCCATCCATGCCGACCTGCTGCTGGTCGACCCGCAATATTCGCCGCGCGTGGTCGCCGATGCCGACACCGCGCCGATGATCCGCCTGATCGACCGGGTGGCGGCGGAGGAAGGCGTCGGCGTCTATCACCGCTTCGCGCTGATGCGCGAATGGCACGAGACGGCCGGCATGCCCTTCGAATCCTTCCTGTGGAAGGACGGCTTCCACATGAATGACTGGAGCTACAACTGCCTCGCCCGCGACCTCGGCCGGGCGATGATCGCCAATATCGACAGCCAGCAGCGCTCCGCCGATATCACCCCCGCGCCCAAGGCGGGCGCCGCCGCGATCCCGGCGGCCGTGACGGCCCCGCGCGCGACGCTGGAGCCGTAA
- a CDS encoding HdeD family acid-resistance protein — protein MSLPTDSLTPTPGSALAGHLSALRAKWGWFVALGLLMLIAGMIVLGNTALGTVVSVLFIGTVLAISGVAQIFHAFQVKGWGAFAFWLLDGLLYLAAGVVAFAEPLLAATVLTLLIGAALLVGGIFRLVAAFQMRPAANWGWIAASAVLTVLLGLLIIAGWPVSGLWVLGLFLGVDLVFNGLAVLMLGLRLKK, from the coding sequence ATGTCACTCCCGACAGACTCCCTGACGCCCACCCCCGGCAGCGCCCTTGCGGGGCATCTCAGCGCGCTGCGCGCCAAATGGGGCTGGTTCGTCGCGCTCGGCCTGCTCATGCTGATCGCCGGCATGATCGTGCTCGGCAATACCGCGCTCGGAACGGTGGTCTCCGTGCTCTTCATCGGCACGGTGCTGGCGATCTCCGGCGTCGCGCAGATCTTCCACGCCTTCCAGGTCAAGGGCTGGGGCGCCTTCGCCTTCTGGCTTCTGGACGGCCTGCTCTATCTCGCCGCCGGCGTCGTCGCCTTCGCCGAGCCGCTGCTCGCCGCCACCGTGCTGACGCTGCTGATCGGCGCGGCGCTGCTGGTCGGCGGCATCTTCCGGCTTGTGGCCGCCTTCCAGATGCGCCCCGCCGCGAACTGGGGCTGGATCGCCGCCTCGGCGGTGCTGACCGTGCTGCTCGGCCTGCTGATCATCGCCGGCTGGCCGGTGAGCGGGCTGTGGGTGCTCGGCCTGTTCCTCGGCGTCGATCTCGTCTTCAATGGCCTCGCCGTGCTGATGCTCGGCCTGCGCCTGAAGAAGTGA